The genomic stretch GTCTGTTAAATAACCGGTAAACGGTGAAAAACAGATATATGCAAAAAGATAGGCGTTAAAAATATCACCCGCCTGCCTTCTCGTAAACCCCAATGTTCTAATCATCTCCGGAAGAACAACCCCATATCCCAGACGAATCCCGTAGTTGATGAAGAGGTCAAAAAAACACACGATGAGTATAATCGACGCCCAGTGGATTGCGGGATTCTTTTTGTCATCACCAAAACTCATTGTAACCCTCCTCCATATAATTATTATATATTACCCTGAATTTATTCCAGCTATTTCATTTAAACGCCAAGGTAAATAGTCTTTACCGCTTCATCCTCCAGCAGTTCACCGGCTCTTCCTGCAAGTACTATACTTCCTGTCTCTAACACATATCCCTTATAGGCGAGTTTGAGGGCCAGTTTAGCGTTTTGCTCAACTAAAAGTATACTCACGCCCTCCTGGTTAATTGTATTCACGATCTTTCCAATCATCTGGCTCATAAGGGGGGACAGACCTATTGACGGTTCATCAAGGAGCAACAACGTCGGTTTGGACATGAGAGCTCTTCCTATTGCCAGCATCTGCTGCTCACCCCCACTGAGGCTCCCTGCCCGCTGTTTTCGCCTGTCCTTTAACACGGGAAAGTACTCAAAAACCCTTTCCAGTTCTTTATCTATTTCTCTTCTATTCTTCTGTAAGTAGGCCCCCATCACAAGGTTTTCTATTGTACTCATGCTCGGGAAAAGCCTTCTTCCTTCAGGTACGTGGCTGATGCCTAACCTGACTATATCTTGGGGTAACAGATTATCAATTCTCTTTCCTTCAAACAATATCTCACCGGTGGCGGGGTTTTTTAAACCCGATATTGTTTTTAAAATAGTGCTTTTCCCTGCACCGTTTGCACCGATAAGGGTAACGATTTTTCCCTTTTCAACTTCAAAAGAAACGTTCTTTACTGCGAGCACCTTCCCATAGTAAATGGTTATTCCTTTTGCACTGAGTATCATTCTTCCACACCCAAATACGCTTCAATAACCTCTGGATTTTGCATAACCTCTTGTGGTGAGCCTTCAGCAATCTTTTCACCGAAATTTAATACGATGACCCTGTCACAGATACTCGTCACTGCTCTCATATTATGTTCAACCAGAAGTATGGTCTTCCCTTTCTGTCGAATTTTTGCTATTCGACCCACCATATCTTTGACCTCCTCATGGCTCATGCCTTGCAGTGGCTCATCCAGAAGTAACAACTTTGGTTTCGCGGCTAAAGCAATAGACACTTCAAGGCGCCTCTGCTGACCGTGAGGTAGGTTCCTGGCAAACGTTTCTTGCTGT from Pseudomonadota bacterium encodes the following:
- a CDS encoding ABC transporter ATP-binding protein; the protein is MLSAKGITIYYGKVLAVKNVSFEVEKGKIVTLIGANGAGKSTILKTISGLKNPATGEILFEGKRIDNLLPQDIVRLGISHVPEGRRLFPSMSTIENLVMGAYLQKNRREIDKELERVFEYFPVLKDRRKQRAGSLSGGEQQMLAIGRALMSKPTLLLLDEPSIGLSPLMSQMIGKIVNTINQEGVSILLVEQNAKLALKLAYKGYVLETGSIVLAGRAGELLEDEAVKTIYLGV